The Pseudomonadota bacterium genome window below encodes:
- the ade gene encoding adenine deaminase, protein MKISANIVDVLNSIIYPGIIDIQNGKIAAISRNNEKYDTFILPGFVDAHVHIESSMLAPSEFSRLAAMHGTVATVSDPHEIANVLGMDGIKFMIENGKSVPFKFYFGAPPCVPATVFETAGASLGQYEIETLLESKEIKYLSEMMNFPGVIEGDPDVMAKIEIAKKNGKPIDGHAPGLRGEALKRYIDAGISTDHETFQYDEGEEKLSMGMKLLLREGSAAKNFDVLSHLIAKYPEQCMLCSDDKHPDDLVAGHINGLVKRAVIMGIDKMIILKCACVNPVLHYGLDVGLLRAGDDADFIEIDDLNSFNVLKTYIKGRIVAENGKSLLSHATVSCINNFKTGMHNTGEFAMKARGNKVHIKVHIIEAINHQVITGSAQAILKQENGYIVPDIERDILKIAVVNRYKNLMPAIGFVKNFGLVKGAIASSVSHDSHNIIAVGATDEDICSAVNLVIEHKGGLAVSYDNVREILPLPIAGLMSDEDGFSVARQYSRIDRLAKQLGSHLDAPFMTLSFMALLVIPKLKLSDRGLFDGEYFKFVNVFEE, encoded by the coding sequence ATGAAAATTTCCGCCAATATCGTAGATGTATTAAATTCTATAATCTATCCCGGCATAATTGACATTCAGAACGGGAAAATAGCGGCCATTTCGAGGAATAATGAGAAATATGATACCTTTATCCTTCCAGGCTTTGTAGATGCACATGTTCATATAGAAAGCTCCATGCTGGCACCTTCCGAATTCTCCAGACTGGCAGCAATGCATGGTACGGTGGCTACCGTATCTGATCCACATGAAATTGCAAACGTGCTTGGCATGGATGGGATAAAGTTCATGATCGAGAACGGAAAGTCTGTTCCCTTCAAGTTCTACTTTGGTGCACCACCTTGTGTGCCTGCAACGGTTTTTGAAACAGCCGGTGCCTCACTTGGGCAATACGAGATAGAAACTTTGCTTGAAAGCAAGGAAATTAAATATTTAAGCGAGATGATGAACTTTCCGGGCGTTATAGAGGGTGACCCGGATGTGATGGCGAAGATCGAGATTGCAAAAAAAAACGGAAAACCCATCGACGGTCATGCTCCCGGTCTTAGAGGTGAAGCGTTGAAGCGGTATATAGACGCCGGCATATCAACAGACCATGAGACCTTCCAGTATGACGAGGGAGAAGAAAAACTGTCCATGGGCATGAAGCTTCTTCTGAGGGAAGGGTCTGCTGCGAAGAATTTTGATGTCCTGAGCCATTTGATTGCAAAATATCCCGAACAATGCATGTTGTGCAGTGACGATAAACACCCCGATGATCTTGTTGCCGGTCATATAAACGGTCTTGTAAAGAGAGCGGTTATCATGGGTATAGACAAAATGATTATATTGAAATGTGCCTGTGTGAACCCTGTCCTGCATTATGGGCTCGATGTAGGTTTGTTGAGGGCCGGAGATGATGCGGACTTTATAGAGATTGATGATTTGAATAGTTTTAATGTACTTAAGACATACATAAAGGGTCGCATCGTTGCCGAAAATGGAAAGTCTTTACTGTCTCACGCAACAGTAAGCTGCATCAATAATTTTAAGACAGGAATGCATAATACAGGCGAATTTGCAATGAAAGCAAGGGGGAATAAAGTACATATAAAAGTACATATAATAGAGGCGATAAATCATCAGGTAATAACCGGCAGTGCCCAGGCAATATTGAAACAGGAAAACGGATATATTGTTCCGGATATTGAGAGAGACATTTTGAAAATTGCAGTTGTTAACCGATACAAGAATCTCATGCCCGCAATAGGTTTTGTGAAGAACTTCGGTTTGGTGAAAGGCGCCATTGCATCATCTGTGTCACATGATTCACACAATATAATTGCCGTCGGTGCTACAGATGAAGACATATGCAGTGCAGTAAACCTTGTTATTGAGCATAAGGGAGGGCTGGCGGTTTCATATGACAATGTCCGGGAAATACTCCCCCTTCCTATCGCAGGTCTTATGTCTGATGAGGATGGTTTCAGCGTGGCGAGGCAGTACTCACGGATAGACCGGCTTGCCAAGCAGCTCGGCTCACACCTGGATGCTCCCTTTATGACCCTTTCCTTCATGGCGCTCCTTGTTATACCTAAATTAAAGTTGAGTGACAGGGGATTATTTGACGGCGAGTATTTTAAGTTTGTTAATGTCTTTGAAGAGTAA
- the trpS gene encoding tryptophan--tRNA ligase produces MKRIFSGIQPTGEIHLGNYVGAIRNWVSLMDEYDCIFCVVDYHAITVEYDIEKLGSRTVDTALILLACGLSPEKCKILVQSHVPEHTELAWIFNCVTPIGELERMTQFKEKSKQHRANINMGLMGYPVLQAADILLYKAGFVPVGEDQVQHVELSREVARKYNSKYGNFFPEPQAILSVAPKILGVDGASKMSKSMNNYIGLLEDKNSIWEKLRTAVTDVNRVRRKDPGNPEVCNIYTIHRAFSPNDTLLEVDKGCRNAAIGCIDCKTMLFKNMMEELTPIRERAISLNENPDYIKDVINTGGDKCSIIAKETMNEVRKAVGLFYGK; encoded by the coding sequence ATGAAAAGAATATTTAGCGGAATTCAGCCGACAGGCGAAATTCATCTGGGAAATTATGTAGGTGCAATACGAAATTGGGTTAGTTTGATGGATGAATATGATTGTATTTTTTGTGTGGTTGATTATCATGCAATAACCGTGGAGTATGATATAGAGAAGCTTGGAAGCAGGACTGTTGATACGGCTTTGATACTTCTTGCCTGCGGCTTGTCACCCGAAAAATGTAAAATCCTTGTCCAATCCCATGTGCCGGAGCATACAGAGCTTGCCTGGATATTTAATTGTGTGACTCCGATAGGCGAACTTGAGCGGATGACGCAATTTAAGGAAAAATCAAAACAACACCGGGCAAATATAAATATGGGGCTAATGGGATACCCTGTACTACAGGCTGCGGATATTCTTTTGTACAAAGCAGGTTTTGTTCCGGTTGGCGAAGATCAGGTTCAGCATGTAGAGCTATCAAGAGAAGTGGCAAGAAAATACAACAGCAAATATGGGAACTTTTTTCCGGAACCGCAGGCGATCCTCTCTGTGGCACCGAAGATTCTCGGGGTGGACGGGGCGAGCAAGATGTCCAAATCAATGAATAATTACATAGGTTTATTGGAAGATAAAAACTCCATATGGGAAAAGCTGAGGACAGCAGTAACAGATGTAAACAGGGTAAGGAGAAAAGACCCCGGCAATCCTGAAGTTTGCAATATATATACAATACACAGGGCTTTTTCACCAAACGATACACTGTTAGAGGTAGATAAAGGCTGTAGAAATGCTGCGATTGGTTGTATTGACTGCAAAACAATGCTTTTTAAAAATATGATGGAAGAACTGACTCCGATACGGGAGAGGGCTATTTCTCTGAACGAGAATCCCGATTATATAAAGGATGTAATAAACACAGGAGGTGACAAATGCAGCATTATTGCTAAAGAAACAATGAATGAGGTGAGAAAAGCTGTAGGCTTGTTTTACGGAAAATAA
- a CDS encoding Smr/MutS family protein — MQRDDSIYRFFTDLPIHVKPLEFNIPLTREDDNSVFSEAMKDVRKPNYRINRVDKELHLHCIILTNGENVKNCLRETLQDDYTFTVSNLPEYMEGYIEGINPFIMEKLRSGDFSIQKTLDLHGYDTKTAQIAFEVFIKEAVLSGKHCVRVIHGRGLKSRNAPVLKENLKTWIIKAMYRKWIIAFSSCRMCDGGPGATYILLKKRPKKSKLHIIG, encoded by the coding sequence ATGCAGAGAGACGATTCCATATACCGGTTCTTCACAGATCTTCCTATACATGTCAAGCCATTGGAATTTAATATTCCTCTGACCAGAGAGGACGACAATAGTGTCTTCTCAGAAGCAATGAAGGATGTGAGAAAACCCAATTACCGGATAAACAGAGTCGATAAAGAGTTACATTTACATTGTATCATTCTTACAAACGGAGAAAACGTTAAAAACTGTCTCAGGGAAACGCTTCAGGACGATTATACGTTCACAGTTTCAAATCTTCCCGAGTATATGGAAGGCTATATCGAAGGCATCAATCCCTTTATTATGGAAAAACTGCGTTCCGGTGATTTTTCAATTCAAAAAACGCTCGATCTTCACGGCTATGACACAAAAACCGCTCAAATTGCCTTTGAAGTTTTTATAAAAGAGGCCGTATTATCGGGAAAGCACTGCGTCAGAGTAATACATGGGAGAGGTTTAAAATCAAGAAATGCTCCTGTTTTGAAAGAAAATCTAAAAACCTGGATCATCAAGGCAATGTACCGCAAATGGATCATCGCCTTCTCAAGCTGCAGGATGTGTGACGGAGGGCCAGGTGCAACATACATCCTCCTTAAAAAAAGACCAAAAAAGAGCAAACTCCACATTATAGGGTAA
- the hemB gene encoding porphobilinogen synthase yields the protein MKFPEYRPRRLRKNDKLRGMIQETELSTRHLVYPMFVKEMQEEKMPIPSMPDIYQFSVEALLKEIEDVVSLGIPAILLFGIPEKKDETGSGAYDKNGIVQNATRKIKKLFGDDIMVITDVCMCEYTSHGHCGVIKDGHVDNDETLKLLAKSALTHTMAGADIVAPSDMMDGRVKAIREMLDLHGDYNMPIMSYAAKYASCLYNPFRDAAESAPQFGDRKTYQMDPPNQREALREIMLDIEEGADIIMIKPAMFYLDVLAAAKREFNIPLAAYSVSGEYTMIKHAGSKGYLDYKRTVLELMTGVRRAGADIIITYFAKDIAEWLR from the coding sequence ATGAAATTTCCGGAATACAGGCCGAGGAGATTAAGGAAAAATGATAAGTTGAGGGGTATGATTCAGGAAACGGAGCTATCAACAAGACACCTCGTGTACCCCATGTTTGTCAAGGAGATGCAGGAAGAAAAGATGCCAATCCCTTCCATGCCGGATATTTATCAGTTTTCCGTTGAGGCGTTACTTAAGGAAATAGAAGATGTTGTAAGTCTGGGCATACCGGCAATCCTTCTATTCGGCATCCCGGAAAAGAAGGACGAGACAGGCAGCGGTGCCTACGATAAAAACGGTATTGTGCAGAATGCAACAAGAAAGATTAAAAAGCTTTTCGGCGATGATATTATGGTAATCACCGATGTTTGCATGTGTGAGTATACAAGCCATGGCCACTGCGGGGTTATAAAGGACGGCCATGTGGATAACGACGAGACCCTGAAGCTTCTTGCAAAAAGCGCTCTCACACACACAATGGCAGGGGCAGACATTGTTGCCCCCTCTGATATGATGGACGGCAGGGTGAAAGCAATCAGAGAAATGCTCGATCTCCACGGCGACTATAATATGCCTATTATGAGCTATGCGGCAAAATACGCCTCATGCCTATACAACCCCTTCAGAGATGCAGCCGAGTCTGCACCTCAATTCGGCGACAGAAAAACATATCAGATGGACCCGCCAAACCAGCGGGAAGCCCTCCGCGAGATCATGCTCGACATTGAAGAGGGTGCGGACATTATTATGATAAAACCGGCCATGTTCTACCTCGACGTGCTTGCCGCTGCAAAAAGAGAGTTTAATATCCCGCTTGCTGCCTATTCCGTAAGCGGCGAGTATACAATGATAAAACATGCCGGTTCGAAGGGATATCTCGATTACAAAAGGACTGTGCTTGAATTGATGACCGGGGTAAGGCGCGCAGGTGCAGATATTATCATCACATATTTTGCAAAAGATATTGCTGAATGGCTAAGATAG
- a CDS encoding biopolymer transporter ExbD — MKLLKDSKAPLSEINIVPLVDVMLVLLIIFMITAPMMQHGMNIDIPRVTTKPLPTKDEPQILSISSNKQLILNEKRLDVKDLKAAIQLLFSNKNSKEIYLRADKNVPYGFVVTCMGIVKEAGVEKVNIVTKPAEE, encoded by the coding sequence ATGAAGTTATTAAAGGATTCAAAAGCCCCTCTTTCTGAAATAAACATCGTCCCCCTTGTTGATGTTATGCTTGTCCTGCTTATCATATTCATGATAACGGCGCCAATGATGCAGCATGGAATGAATATCGATATTCCCAGGGTAACAACAAAACCTCTGCCAACCAAAGATGAGCCCCAAATACTCAGTATTTCAAGCAATAAACAACTCATATTAAACGAAAAAAGATTAGATGTAAAAGACCTCAAGGCGGCAATACAGCTCCTTTTTTCAAACAAAAACAGCAAAGAAATTTACTTAAGGGCAGATAAAAATGTTCCTTACGGATTTGTTGTGACTTGTATGGGTATTGTAAAGGAAGCGGGAGTGGAGAAGGTAAATATAGTGACAAAGCCTGCGGAGGAATAA
- a CDS encoding 2-oxoacid:acceptor oxidoreductase family protein, translating to MIEVRFHGRGGQGAVTSAEIVAQAAIKLNHYAQAFPSFGPERRGAPVQAFLRVSNTPIRLRSKIYYPDNVIILDPTLLVAANPTAGLKEHGFIIINSNKSADELMAMFPGRNIAHVDASKIAKEELGIPITNTTMIGSLVKASGIVSIEALEEPVRERFGVIAQKNINAYMRAYSETNIISVGK from the coding sequence ATGATAGAGGTAAGATTTCACGGAAGAGGAGGCCAAGGCGCAGTTACGTCCGCAGAAATTGTTGCCCAGGCTGCAATAAAACTTAATCACTATGCTCAGGCATTCCCGAGTTTTGGTCCGGAAAGGAGAGGTGCTCCTGTTCAGGCTTTTTTACGTGTTTCAAATACGCCTATCAGGCTCAGGTCCAAGATATATTACCCGGATAATGTTATTATACTGGACCCCACATTACTGGTTGCCGCAAACCCGACAGCCGGCTTAAAAGAACATGGTTTTATCATTATAAATTCCAATAAGTCTGCCGATGAGTTGATGGCGATGTTTCCGGGACGCAACATAGCCCATGTTGATGCTTCGAAGATAGCAAAAGAGGAGCTTGGCATACCAATTACAAATACCACCATGATAGGATCTTTGGTGAAAGCCTCGGGTATTGTCAGCATAGAAGCGTTGGAGGAACCGGTTCGGGAACGTTTCGGGGTGATTGCACAGAAGAATATCAATGCATATATGCGTGCATACAGCGAAACTAATATTATCAGTGTCGGCAAGTAA
- the ahbC gene encoding 12,18-didecarboxysiroheme deacetylase: protein MIGISKLYCGAVEASDPLRYGRDSSKLPSHLLQFSEDKKPVVVWNMTKRCNLRCVHCYAFAENEGYRGKELSTQEGMDMIDNLAAFGAPVILFSGGEPLLRDDLPHLIGHAVKKGMRAVISTNGTLITQEKAQVFSEFSLSYVGVSIDGIGEINDAFRGVEGAFGRAITGIRNAKKAGIKVGLRFTINKRNYKEIPKVFDLIEEEGIERVCFYHLVYAGRGSRLIEEDLPHNESRNVVDYILERTKTFFDKGRPIEVLTVDNHADGPYIYLRLLKEDRKRAEEVYELLMMNEGNASGRGIACVDEEGYVHADQFWRHYAFGNVRERPFSEIWMDTSNELMAKLKDKKHFVKGRCAMCKWLNICGGNFRVRAEAVTGDVWAEDPQCYLTKEEISL, encoded by the coding sequence ATGATCGGCATATCAAAGTTGTACTGTGGAGCCGTTGAAGCCTCAGACCCTCTCAGGTATGGCAGGGATTCGTCAAAACTGCCTTCGCATCTGCTCCAGTTTTCGGAGGATAAGAAACCTGTAGTTGTGTGGAATATGACAAAACGGTGCAATCTGAGATGTGTGCACTGTTATGCCTTTGCCGAAAACGAGGGATACAGAGGGAAAGAGCTTTCAACACAGGAAGGCATGGATATGATTGATAACCTTGCTGCCTTTGGTGCGCCTGTAATCCTCTTTTCAGGAGGCGAGCCCCTGCTCAGGGATGACTTGCCGCACCTTATCGGTCATGCAGTCAAAAAAGGAATGCGGGCAGTCATCTCAACAAACGGTACTCTCATTACGCAGGAAAAGGCGCAGGTGTTTTCAGAGTTCTCTCTCTCCTATGTAGGGGTAAGCATTGACGGCATTGGAGAAATAAATGATGCCTTCAGGGGTGTTGAGGGGGCTTTTGGCCGTGCCATAACCGGGATCAGGAATGCAAAGAAGGCAGGGATAAAAGTAGGTTTGCGGTTCACAATAAACAAAAGAAATTATAAAGAGATTCCAAAGGTCTTTGACCTTATTGAGGAAGAAGGTATAGAGAGGGTTTGTTTCTATCACCTTGTATATGCAGGAAGAGGCTCCAGACTGATTGAAGAAGATCTTCCGCACAATGAGTCAAGGAATGTTGTTGATTATATTCTGGAGCGTACAAAGACCTTTTTTGACAAAGGCAGGCCGATTGAAGTGCTTACTGTTGATAACCACGCAGACGGTCCCTACATATATTTACGGCTTTTGAAAGAGGACAGGAAAAGGGCGGAAGAGGTATATGAACTCCTTATGATGAATGAAGGGAATGCATCTGGGAGAGGTATTGCCTGTGTGGATGAGGAAGGATATGTCCATGCAGACCAGTTCTGGAGGCATTATGCTTTTGGCAATGTTAGAGAAAGGCCCTTCAGCGAAATCTGGATGGACACCTCAAATGAGCTTATGGCAAAGCTGAAAGATAAGAAACACTTTGTTAAAGGCAGATGCGCAATGTGCAAATGGCTCAATATATGCGGGGGGAATTTCAGGGTCAGGGCAGAGGCTGTGACAGGCGATGTGTGGGCAGAAGACCCGCAGTGCTATCTGACTAAAGAAGAGATTTCCCTGTAG
- the cysS gene encoding cysteine--tRNA ligase → MAIRVYNTITGKKEEFIPVQPDAVKMYVCGVTVYDHCHVGHARSAIVFDVIYRYLKTRGYEVTFVKNFTDIDDKIIKKANAEGIPWKDVGAKYITSFYEDMDALNILRPTHEPKATDHIDDMIALVETLLKKSYAYNINGDIYFSVESFKNYGALSKRPLEEMIAGARVEVDERKRNPLDFALWKASKEGEPSWDTPFGKGRPGWHLECSVMSTKYLGNPFDIHGGGKDLVFPHHENEKAQTEAATGSKFVNYWMHNGFVNIQKEKMSKSLGNFLLIKDFVKEYHPESLRLFFLSTHYRSPVDYNEKSIEDSNNSLYRLYYTLERALKIERSKEVATKEFNEAAEIEKKFYEAMDDDFNTALALSYMFELSKMLNKLIDSNDESAWPFIIYTKNVFTSIADVLGFLKSDFDTFDSQEKIRHLRRVGLDTPSLEGLMKERIDARNSKNYKRADEIREMLSGQGIFLQDSPKGTEWRIKNIFTSKGEDK, encoded by the coding sequence ATGGCTATAAGAGTTTACAATACGATTACAGGAAAAAAAGAAGAATTTATACCTGTGCAGCCTGATGCCGTCAAAATGTATGTATGCGGCGTTACTGTTTATGACCATTGTCACGTGGGACATGCCAGGAGCGCAATTGTTTTTGACGTGATTTACAGATACCTGAAGACAAGGGGCTATGAAGTTACCTTTGTAAAAAACTTCACCGATATTGACGATAAAATTATTAAAAAGGCCAATGCAGAAGGAATTCCCTGGAAAGATGTAGGCGCGAAATACATAACATCTTTTTACGAGGATATGGATGCGCTGAACATTTTAAGACCTACCCATGAGCCGAAGGCAACCGACCATATTGATGATATGATTGCTCTTGTCGAAACACTTCTGAAAAAAAGCTATGCCTATAACATAAACGGCGATATCTACTTTTCCGTTGAGAGTTTCAAAAACTATGGCGCCCTTTCAAAAAGACCCCTTGAAGAAATGATAGCGGGCGCAAGGGTTGAAGTGGATGAAAGAAAAAGAAATCCCCTTGACTTCGCACTTTGGAAAGCGTCAAAAGAAGGTGAGCCCTCATGGGACACCCCCTTTGGAAAAGGAAGGCCGGGCTGGCACCTTGAGTGCTCTGTTATGAGCACAAAGTACCTTGGCAACCCTTTTGATATCCATGGCGGAGGAAAAGATCTGGTGTTTCCGCATCATGAAAATGAAAAAGCTCAGACAGAAGCTGCCACGGGCAGTAAGTTCGTAAATTACTGGATGCATAACGGTTTTGTTAACATTCAGAAGGAAAAAATGTCTAAATCTCTGGGTAACTTTCTTTTAATAAAGGATTTTGTAAAAGAATACCACCCCGAGTCACTAAGGCTCTTTTTTCTTTCAACACATTATAGAAGTCCAGTAGATTACAACGAAAAATCGATAGAAGATAGCAACAACAGTCTTTACCGGCTCTACTATACCCTTGAGAGAGCCTTAAAAATAGAAAGATCTAAAGAAGTTGCAACAAAGGAATTTAATGAAGCTGCAGAGATTGAAAAGAAATTCTATGAGGCTATGGATGATGATTTCAATACAGCGCTTGCATTGTCCTATATGTTTGAGCTGTCAAAGATGCTGAATAAGTTGATTGACAGTAACGATGAAAGTGCCTGGCCGTTCATTATCTATACCAAGAATGTTTTTACTTCGATTGCAGATGTCCTTGGATTCTTAAAAAGCGATTTCGATACATTCGATTCCCAAGAGAAAATCCGTCACCTAAGGCGTGTCGGATTAGATACGCCTTCTCTTGAAGGTCTGATGAAAGAAAGGATAGATGCGAGAAATAGTAAGAATTATAAGAGAGCGGATGAAATCCGTGAAATGCTATCCGGGCAGGGTATCTTTTTACAGGATTCGCCAAAGGGCACGGAATGGAGAATAAAAAATATTTTTACGTCAAAAGGAGAGGATAAATGA
- a CDS encoding energy transducer TonB: MKEETWFKMLVISTILHFIVVGAFSIPIKRTPKRFETLSAYSVNLVGDIGRSPGGPKGGNFLDGKSVPEKKTPSAKVSKSVPTPMKKPVLERKEKEAVSLSKKKVPPKPAKETTTKEELSRLNDRIKEMRRRTEYLDVTKTKGSSGTGGARGTGGGYGLPGSSEGGGTSLDPVSQRYMLEIWEKIKNSWGLPGVASFKKDLETIVTIRIRKDGRIVDINIEKRSGNRIYDESILRVLRSVDPLPPIPTTLNMETMEIGFRFLPGDIS; encoded by the coding sequence ATGAAAGAAGAAACCTGGTTTAAAATGCTCGTAATCTCTACGATTCTCCACTTCATTGTGGTTGGGGCGTTCAGCATCCCGATAAAAAGAACACCAAAGAGATTTGAGACATTATCGGCGTATTCTGTTAATCTTGTTGGAGATATTGGTCGAAGCCCCGGTGGCCCGAAGGGGGGAAATTTTTTGGATGGCAAGTCTGTTCCGGAGAAAAAGACACCTTCTGCCAAGGTGAGCAAATCTGTTCCCACACCAATGAAAAAACCGGTGCTTGAGAGAAAAGAAAAAGAGGCCGTGTCCCTTTCAAAGAAAAAGGTGCCTCCTAAACCTGCAAAGGAAACAACTACAAAAGAAGAATTAAGCCGGCTTAATGACAGAATAAAAGAAATGAGAAGGCGTACTGAGTATCTTGATGTAACCAAGACAAAAGGATCGTCCGGAACAGGGGGAGCGAGGGGGACAGGCGGCGGTTATGGACTGCCCGGTTCTTCCGAAGGAGGAGGAACATCCCTTGATCCGGTATCACAGAGATATATGCTTGAAATATGGGAGAAGATAAAAAATTCATGGGGTTTACCAGGCGTGGCCTCATTCAAAAAAGACCTGGAAACAATAGTGACAATCAGAATACGAAAGGACGGAAGAATAGTGGATATCAACATTGAGAAGCGATCCGGGAACAGGATATATGATGAATCAATACTCCGGGTATTACGATCTGTTGACCCTCTACCGCCTATACCTACGACTCTCAACATGGAAACCATGGAGATAGGTTTCAGGTTTTTGCCGGGCGACATCTCTTAA
- a CDS encoding radical SAM protein produces the protein MAKIESPLRMVAWELTRNCNLNCIHCRASATLGPHTGELDLTECFKIIDEIADFASPTIILTGGEPLIRDDIFDIIEYGTMKGLRLVIAINGTLLNEEKAKRLKTGGIKRVSLSIDGKDNVTHDSFRGVNGSFASVIKAAGILTNTGLPFQVNSTVTQLNMEDLEHIYRLTKSIGAVAWHIFLLVPVGRGRGLKGKELSTDKYEHVLEWLYGIEKKNELEIKVTCAPHYYRIIKEKGETPKSAGCLAGKHFMFVSHKGIAQPCGYLEIPSGDVKKDGIKKVWETSSIFNQLRNLSSYHGKCGECRYLKICGGCRARAYELYGDFLGEEPYCSYKEKD, from the coding sequence ATGGCTAAGATAGAATCCCCTCTCAGGATGGTTGCATGGGAACTCACCCGGAACTGCAACCTTAACTGTATCCACTGCCGTGCCTCGGCAACACTCGGTCCTCATACCGGAGAATTAGACCTAACCGAATGCTTTAAGATTATTGACGAAATAGCCGATTTTGCTTCACCTACCATCATTCTGACAGGCGGTGAACCCCTCATCCGGGATGATATATTTGACATTATTGAATACGGTACTATGAAGGGTTTAAGGCTCGTTATTGCCATTAATGGAACTCTTCTTAATGAAGAAAAAGCAAAAAGACTTAAAACCGGCGGCATCAAACGGGTAAGCTTGAGTATAGACGGAAAAGACAACGTGACTCATGACAGTTTCAGGGGCGTTAACGGCTCATTTGCATCAGTAATAAAGGCAGCAGGAATATTAACAAATACTGGATTGCCGTTTCAGGTCAATTCAACGGTTACACAGCTAAATATGGAAGATCTCGAGCATATATACAGATTAACAAAATCCATCGGCGCCGTGGCATGGCACATTTTCCTTCTTGTACCTGTCGGTAGAGGTCGGGGGCTGAAAGGCAAAGAATTGAGTACTGACAAATATGAGCATGTGCTCGAGTGGCTTTATGGCATTGAAAAAAAGAACGAGCTTGAGATAAAAGTCACCTGCGCACCACATTATTACCGTATTATAAAGGAAAAAGGCGAAACACCAAAAAGTGCCGGATGTCTTGCCGGAAAACATTTCATGTTCGTATCTCATAAAGGTATTGCACAACCATGCGGTTATCTCGAAATCCCATCAGGTGATGTAAAAAAGGACGGGATAAAAAAGGTTTGGGAAACATCATCCATATTTAATCAGTTGAGAAATCTGTCATCTTACCATGGCAAATGCGGTGAATGCAGATACCTCAAAATATGCGGCGGGTGCAGGGCACGTGCATACGAACTTTACGGAGACTTCTTAGGCGAAGAACCATACTGCTCATATAAAGAAAAAGATTAA
- a CDS encoding MotA/TolQ/ExbB proton channel family protein, with the protein MRTARDADSFKKLVTTYRETPNNTFYRLMFASYKEIASRQKENPGIRPEIMPSVENALKITMSEETERLERRLSFLATTANTAPFIGLFGTVWGIMDSFREIGLKGTTSLSVVAPGISEALIATAIGLATAIPAVLAYNYFNGRLKRILSKMENASMYIMNLLDK; encoded by the coding sequence ATGAGAACTGCAAGAGATGCGGATTCTTTTAAGAAATTAGTAACAACATACAGGGAAACACCCAACAACACCTTTTATCGTTTGATGTTTGCATCTTATAAAGAGATTGCCTCAAGACAAAAAGAAAATCCCGGGATAAGACCTGAAATAATGCCGTCCGTTGAAAATGCTTTAAAAATAACTATGTCTGAAGAGACAGAGAGGCTTGAAAGAAGACTTTCTTTTCTCGCAACAACAGCAAACACTGCACCCTTTATTGGTTTGTTCGGTACGGTATGGGGCATCATGGATTCGTTCCGTGAGATAGGGCTAAAGGGAACAACAAGCCTGTCTGTTGTTGCGCCAGGCATAAGTGAAGCGCTCATTGCCACTGCTATAGGCCTTGCAACAGCTATACCGGCAGTACTTGCATATAATTATTTCAACGGCAGGCTGAAACGAATTCTATCAAAAATGGAAAATGCATCTATGTATATAATGAACCTTCTGGATAAATGA